The Coffea arabica cultivar ET-39 chromosome 3c, Coffea Arabica ET-39 HiFi, whole genome shotgun sequence genome contains a region encoding:
- the LOC113735625 gene encoding uncharacterized protein: protein MPRKRKFSSQDEYRIENNRRRRERYAAEIIRRQQHATQMATKNTQSIPLHAPHAVIVTDVSSVPISSEDEDHLIDVPIYTNASEATSSLHHQSLDALLPSSSFVPSPSSCFPLPAPQFPHVLDNLSTSAISDIDPLSQVAAIWSENDNVNGDKSREIEICTKTGDRKIVKQYYGCYDTLQYPLIFARGETGWHPGILRKTKTQILQQPHQTCEKENLVSINECNDIEQLFSAEQTAAKKKKRQRPTVSCREYYAYKFQMRNGDQSNLLHIGRLFQQYSVDSYVKLETSRLEFHRSKQNKLRIETYQGLLDIIAKGNTNASDVGKRIILPASFIGGPRDMRRRYMDAMTLVQRYGKPDIFLTMTCNSSWPEIKNHLLHTDEAQNRPDLITRVFRAKIEQLKEDLFKKHLFGRVVAYTYVIEFQKRGLPHAHFLIILKEQSKMFSPEEYDKIVCAELPDRHKAPYLYSLVIKHMLHGPCGSMNPSNPCMKQNHKCRNNYPKDFSEYTKHGKNSYPIYRRRDDGTKIYIREHELDNRWIVPYNPYLLAKYDCHINVEICSAIEAVKYIYKYIYKGHDRVMYQLTAEQANQVIDEIKNFQSARWVCAPEAIWRIYAFDLSVINPSVILLHLHLENYQSMCFDENRPLTDIITDDRLSRTMLAEFFAMNRTNEHAESLNLLYKEFPQHFVWDADDRIWYTRKRGQVIGRVITAHPIEGERYYLRILLMHVRKPTSFDDLKTVNGYLASSFKEAAELRGFLQIDNGAEECLSEAILYGMPQCLRQLFAVILVHCSPADPQQLWSRFQPFLSEDIAADSSLSENEIIMKVLALIDQYLQIMGKSIKDYGFSDFIPDSRSICLAKEIQAEVDIHVSREDLAAVSMFNPGQQFAFDKIMEKVNTNTPAAFFIDGPGGTGKSFLYKALLATIRSKGDIALATATSGAAASILPGGRTAHSRFKIPLHHEASSTCNLSKQSAISQLIKSAKLIIWDEAAMAKKYAIESLDRFLRDLLSSDHIFGGKIIVFGGDFRQTLPVVRKGQKEDYISASLINSYLWPHLQKIRLTENMRASLDPSFSNLLLNIGDGTQPTIADDKIQLPSPMIIPFINDEISLNSLINIVYPSLSDFLPNNSAMINRVILSTTNDIVHEVNQTLIQKFPGEEIKYISFDQTIDPTKQADHGDFLNTIHPPGLPPHELILKQNCPVILLRNLNPAQGLCNGTRLICLHFNKNVIHAQISVGIHSGKQVFIPRIPLHSSNDESYPIPFKRTQFPISLCFAMTINKAQGQTLDFVGLYLKEPVFSHGQLYVALSRAKTADNVKILLRLVASDSLSHNSTRNVVYQEILAAATHD from the exons ATGCCTCGAAAACGTAAATTTTCCTCCCAAGATGAATATCGCATCGAAAATAATCGACGACGCCGAGAAAGATATGCTGCAGAGATAATCAGACGCCAGCAGCATGCTACGCAGATGGCTACCAAAAACACACAATCTATTCCACTCCATGCACCACATGCTGTTATTGTCACAGATGTTTCTTCTGTCCCTATTTCTTCAGAAGATGAGGACCATTTAATTGATGTCCCTATTTATACTAATGCATCAGAAGCTACCAGCTCTTTGCATCATCAATCTCTTGATGCTCTTTTGCCATCATCCTCTTTTGTTCCAAGTCCCTCCTCATGCTTTCCCTTGCCTGCTCCACAATTTCCTCACGTACTGGACAACTTATCTACATCAGCTATATCTGACATTGATCCAT TGTCTCAAGTTGCAGCAATTTGGTCAGAGAATGACAATGTTAATGGAGACAAGTCAAGAGAAATTGAAATCTGTACAAAGACAGGAGATAGAAAAATAGTTAAGCAATATTATGGTTGTTATGACACGTTACAGTATCCACTGATATTTGCTCGCGGAGAAACTGGATGGCATCCTGGAATtcttagaaaaacaaaaactcaGATTCTTCAACAACCCCATCAAACttgtgaaaaggaaaatttggtTTCTATCAATGAATGCAATGATATAGAACAACTATTTTCTGCAGAACAAACAG ctgccaaaaagaaaaaaagacaaaGACCAACTGTCTCATGCAGAGAATATTATGCTTACAAATTCCAAATGCGAAATGGAGATCAGTCAAACTTGCTGCATATTGGCCGTCTATTCCAGCAATATTCTGTTGATAGCTATGTGAAATTAGAGACATCACGCCTTGAATTTCACAGAAGCAAACAGAACAAATTGAGAATAGAGACCTATCAAGGATTGCTCGATATCATAGCAAAAGGAAACACAAATGCATCAGATGTGGGAAAACGTATCATCCTGCCTGCAAGTTTTATAGGAGGGCCAAGAGATATGCGACGGCGATATATGGATGCTATGACCCTTGTACAACGTTATGGAAAGCCAGATATCTTCCTTACAATGACCTGTAATTCGTCTTGGCCTGAAATCAAGAACCATTTGCTTCACACAGATGAAGCTCAGAATCGGCCTGACTTGATAACACGAGTATTTCGTGCAAAAATagagcaattgaaagaagatcTTTTCAAGAAACATCTTTTTGGTCGTGTTGTTGCTTACACCTATGTTATCGAATTCCAAAAAAGAGGTTTGCCACATGCTCATTTCTTGATCATCTTAAAGGAACAATCAAAGATGTTCTCACCAGAAGAATACGACAAAATTGTTTGTGCAGAGCTTCCTGATAGACACAAGGCACCATACTTATATTCTTTGGTTATAAAGCACATGCTTCATGGACCATGTGGATCAATGAATCCAAGTAATCCTTGTATGAAACagaatcacaagtgcagaaataacTATCCGAAAGATTTTTCAGAGTACACAAAGCATGGCAAAAATTCATATCCTATATACAGAAGACGGGATGATGGCACCAAGATCTATATCAGAGAACATGAGTTAGATAATCGATGGATTGTCCCCTACAATCCATATCTTCTTGCAAAATATGATTGTCACATCAATGTTGAAATATGTTCTGCCATTGAAGCTGTAAAGTACATctacaaatatatatacaagGGTCATGATAGGGTGATGTACCAGTTGACAGCTGAGCAAGCAAATCAAGTCATTGATgagataaaaaatttccaatccGCAAGATGGGTATGTGCACCTGAAGCTATCTGGAGgatatatgcttttgatctcAGTGTTATCAATCCATCAGTTATTTTGCTTCATTTACATCTTGAAAACTACCAATCAATGTGCTTTGACGAGAATCGTCCATTGACAGATATAATTACAGACGACAGGCTTTCACGAACAATGCTAGCAGAATTCTTTGCAATGAATCGGACAAATGAACATGCAGAAAGCCTCAATCTTCTGTACAAAGAGTTTCCTCAGCATTTTGTCTGGGATGCAGATGATAGAATATGGTACACTAGAAAGAGAGGACAGGTCATTGGACGTGTTATAACAGCACATCCAATTGAAGGAGAGAGGTATTATCTCAGAATACTGCTGATGCATGTTCGAAAACCCACATCTTTTGATGACCTGAAAACAGTTAATGGTTATCTAGCTTCTTCATTTAAAGAAGCTGCAGAATTGCGAGGTTTCCTTCAAATAGACAACGGAGCCGAAGAGTGCTTATCAGAAGCTATTCTCTACGGAATGCCACAATGTTTAAGGCAGCTATTTGCAGTTATCTTGGTCCATTGTTCACCAGCTGATCCACAACAACTTTGGTCAAGATTTCAACCATTCTTATCAGAGGACATTGCAGCAGACTCTTCTTTATCAGAAAATGAAATCATCATGAAAGTCCTTGCTTTGATTGATCAATATTTACAGATAATGGGAAAAAGTATAAAGGATTATGGTTTCTCAGACTTCATTCCAGATTCTCGCTCTATCTGTCTTGCAAAAGAAATACAAGCTGAAGTTGACATACATGTCTCTAGAGAAGATTTAGCAGCAGTCTCTATGTTCAATCCTGGACAGCAATTTGCATTTGACAAAATAATGGAAAAAGTTAATACAAACACTCCAGCTGCATTCTTCATTGACGGTCCTGGTGGTACGGGAAAATCTTTTCTCTATAAAGCACTCCTTGCAACAATTAGATCAAAAGGAGACATTGCATTAGCAACTGCAACATCAGGAGCAGCTGCATCAATACTTCCAGGAGGTCGTACTGCTCATTCACGCTTCAAAATCCCTCTCCATCATGAAGCCAGCAGCACATGTAATCTTTCTAAACAAAGTGCAATCTCTCAGTTAATCAAGAGTGCAAAGCTCATAATATGGGATGAAGCAGCAATGGCAAAAAAATATGCAATCGAGTCCCTTGACAGATTTCTTAGAGACTTGTTAAGTTCTGATCACATCTTTGGTGGTAAAATCATTGTTTTCGGTGGCGATTTTCGGCAGACTCTTCCAGTAGTAAGGAAAGGCCAAAAGGAAGATTACATCTCTGCATCACTTATCAATTCATATCTCTGGCCACACCTTCAAAAGATACGGCTGACTGAAAACATGAGGGCATCTTTGGACCCATCATTTTCAAATCTTTTGCTAAACATTGGAGATGGAACACAGCCAACTATTGCAGATGACAAAATCCAGTTACCTTCTCCTATGATCATTCCTTTTATTAATGATGAAATatcattaaactccctcatcAACATTGTTTATCCATCACTGTCTGACTTTCTGCCCAACAATTCTGCAATGATTAATAGAGTCATTCTCAGTACAACAAATGATATTGTCCACGAGGTCAACCAAACTTTGATCCAGAAATTCCCAGGTGAAGAAATCAAATACATCAGCTTCGATCAAACCATAGATCCAACCAAACAAGCAGATCACGGTGACTTCTTAAATACTATTCACCCTCCAGGATTACCCCCACATGAACTGATTTTGAAGCAGAATTGCCCAGTTATACTTCTAAGAAATCTCAATCCTGCACAAGGATTATGCAATGGAACACGTTTGATTTGTTTACATTTCAACAAAAATGTTATTCATGCACAAATTTCTGTTGGAATTCATTCTGGTAAACAAGTTTTCATTCCTCGCATTCCATTGCATAGCTCTAATGATGAATCATATCCAATCCCTTTCAAACGCACTCAATTTCCAATCTCTCTCTGTTTTGCTATGACAATTAACAAAGCACAGGGACAAACACTTGATTTTGTAGGATTATATTTGAAAGAACCAGTATTTTCGCATGGTCAATTGTATGTTGCATTATCAAGAGCCAAAACAGCTGATAATGTTAAAATTCTGCTTAGACTTGTTGCATCTGATTCTTTATCCCATAATTCTACACGCAATGTAGTTTATCAGGAAATTCTGGCAGCTGCAACTCATGATTAA